From the Sardina pilchardus chromosome 11, fSarPil1.1, whole genome shotgun sequence genome, the window GCCTCTCTTCTTGTAGTCAATCTCCCAAGGGAGTTGGTCTATTGGCTGTTTCCAAAAGGTGAGGGAGGGACGCGATAGCACCAATACTATGTAACCCAACCTGATTGGTCTATTATGTTGAAAGGAAGTTACCACATTCGAGAATCCATTTTTCCCTTCGCGCTCACCTTTGCCATTATAGGTGCGCCTCTGTCTCGGTGACATTGTGCGCCACCTATATGAAGCCCTATTAGCCACACGCTAAAATGTTCTTTCCGACCATTTCTGCTTTCTATACTATATTTTATGTATTATGGTTGTCATACTTAACCATGTTTATCTATAGATATACAAACGCAAGGTACATAGCCTAGGTTGTTTCACCTATAGGCTATAGTCCTAAAACATAACTTTAGAAAGTTAGGACATAGCCTACCGTTGTTCAGTGTATGTATTGGCTGTGTTGATATGCAGGCAATATGTTTTGCTAAATTAATGGTCATGTTTAATAAAGACAGAGTGACAGTTTCTCTCACATTTCCCAACGTCCTGCTTGATTAAGCACTTTGCTTCACTGACAAACCAGTAACCAAAATGCCCCTGCCCATGCCTGCAGTGAAACCAAAACCTGGGTGTCATCAAATCAAAAAGGTCAGTAGTGATCCATGACATTAATTTCTAGATTGAGGTCGTAATGTGCTCATCAACCATACATTCAAGCCACCCCTTCTATCTAAACAAAATCATGAGTCAGTATTTGGCAATGTCACAtagcttatatttcatgtgtTGCCTTTGTCTTTCTCAACATGATATTTTGGATTTGCAAATAATTTTGAATGAATTCAAATTAAAGAGCAAGATATAGCTTTAActgagaaataaaaaatattgttcTTCGTGGTGGCAGTAAGTGTAAATCAAATATCAACTGCAAGAGACCATTTTGCATAAACTAGtatgcatatatactgtatatcttgaaATTGAGTGCAACATGAACAGCCAGGCAGGGCACTCTATCTCtctaggtctctctctcttcctgtctctctttcactgccccccccccctctctctctctctctctctctctctctctctatgtattgTAGCTGTCACGTCTCTCTCTTTAAGTGAAACTAACACAGGTGGGGCTTCTGTATAACTAGAATGGCCAGGTGGGGCACTCTTGAGCCTCAttaggtttctctctctctgtctcatttctgTCTGTATTCCCATTCTGtatcatactctctctctctctctctctctctctctctctctctcttcaattgATCAACTGAAACCTAGCTGGAGCAGATTGATAGCAATTAGTGTGGTCAGACAGGGCACTCTCAAATCTctttgaaatgtatgtgtgtgtgttgacaggctACACAGCACATTTCACAGACAGGGTTTGTGGCTACTTGATATATAATGTGCAACACAAATTTGCTATATGCTAAATATATATTAACATTTGTATAATATTCAGTCTATTTAAACTTGCAAATATACATTCAATGAAAATGAGAAACACGTTGTAGGAAAACGATATTTAATGCATTTGTTTAAGTTGTTTAAAGGCTTTCTCATTTTAAGGATAACAGAAGTAACAACACAGACATcgtaaaatgaataaaaatgaaaacgGAAGGTAGCTTAAATTACACAATGTTCCACAATAATGAACTCACATTTGTCTTAGCAACTCCAACAAAAAGCAGCACAACATGAGGATTCATTTcctcttttcacacacatgtacacgcaacAGTAATTGTGAAATCCATGGAGAGCAGATGTGTCTCAGGACACGCAAGTGAGGTGCACAAAAAGCTTGCACCAACGCACATTTAAAAGCCCTGTGTCAGCTGTTTGTAATATCAACCATGGTTGAATCCTCAGTGCTCTCACAACTATTTATACTAAACCTGTTGCTGTTAAAATGATTCAAAAGCACTACACTGCTATATGCTGAACTAGaagtatactgtatgccattCTAAAAAGACTACAAGTACAATATTTAGTCTTCGGGTTCAAAAtcacaaacattaaaaaaaatatctcaATTTTAAGTGCTTAATTTGTTGATATAATTTGGTGGTTTAATAGTACTACCATTTCAAAAGCTTTTTACTATTATTTTGGGATGATTCCTAAAATGAATATGAAGGCCGAAGGTCATTTATAAACCTGTGTACTTCTGTTTTTCTTGTAATGAGTTATTATGACTGTCACTTTATTATGAAATTCAATATATATAATGTTGGTTTgtaaaaatacaaaacagtAGGCTTCAAAAAGAGTAAACatataaacaaaatacaaaaatacagtacattatttTCCAAATTTCATTACAAATATTGTACATTAAAATGCATTATAATCAGTTCCAATACAGCATATAAATGATACTTCCCTATGCATACATGTTATAAATTCTCAATAAAAGTGTTTAACAAATGCAGAACAGTAAAACTGAGGCCTGGTTACACACAGATGTCCGGGAGGTCTACTTGAGCTTTTGATTCTGTATAACACTCTGAAGACAGAGTGTGAGAGCTCTGCCTCTTGGATGTGAAACATAAGTCTCTATTCCCCTCACCAGTAGCTGTGCTGGAGATGTGGCGGAAAAGCTTCTGTATCCCCGTGTCGCGCAGTGAACTTCGAAATGACCGCGCAGCAAAGACATATAGCACTGGGTTAATAGTGCTGCTGACAAACGCTAAGGCCGCCGCAAAATACATCATGGTCTCTCTAACCTCATCCAAACGGTCGGCCGCCTCTTTATGAGATGCTTTGATGCCAATGTAAATCAGGGAGAGTATATTGCAGATATGATGGGGAGTCCAACAGATGACAAACGCAGCAACCACCGCTGCAATGAGACCTGTTGACTTGCGCTTGGATTTGAAGTTCATCTGCGCAATGCGGCTATACAGACACCCATAACAAACCACCAAAATAGTAAGTGGAGCGACAAAGCCCACAATGGTCTCCAGCAGCATAAATATGATTTCTTCAGTCTCAGACTTGTAGTCCTTAAATGTACATTGGTCTGTTTGATCACCCAGCGTTTGCGTGAGAATCACCGGGATGCTGAAGAGAAAGGCCGTTCCCCAGACACCAAACAGTAGCTTATGAAGTGCTTGTTTTCTTCTCCAGCCAGCTGAGGCAAAGGGGTAACGAACAGCCAAAAAGCGCTCCACACTCATAATAGTAATGAAAAACACACTGCTGTACATGCAAGCATTGACAAGATAGACCACGGCCTTACATGTGACCAGCCCAAAGATCCAGGCGTGAGCGAAGGAGTAGATCCACAGGGGCAGGGTGATGAGCACCATGAGATCCGCAACGGCCAGATGGAGGATGAGAATGACCGTGTGAGAGCGCTGCTTGACATGCTTCAGGATGGTCCAGATCACAAACAGATTCCCAGGAGCGCCAACCAGAAAACAAACACCGAAGATTACAGAAGCCACCACCAGCTGAGTCTCTGGACTTTGTGGCTGACTATCCGTACCCACACTTGCCATGGTCACAGGGAGATTTGTCGTGACTGTGCACCCTTGGAAAATGCTGTGGCAGAAGACACTGCTTTAAAGACAGCCTTCACTTCCTTCTtttgaaaaacagaaagaaagaaatgaagaaCAAGGAAGATGtagaacagaaaaagtgcaGCTCATAAGATGAGCTTGATATTGCCTTTTCATGGTTCAAATGTTTGGTTAGACTATTCAACAGAATGTACAAAGTGATACACCATCATCATTTCCACTTCCTGTGTTTATATtcacatcaacacaacagcattaCATGCCAGCATTGCATgttttcaaagtgtgtgtgtgtgtgtgtggggggggggggtcaacatGATCAATACAACTAGTGTTTCTGAACATCTGTAGCTTTGTCTTTGTCTGATTGACTTGAATAGATTGTGTTTACTCTTAATTTGATGCTTGGCTACATTCCATTTCAAAAAGAGCCACTTCCTCATTCAGTCAGTGATGATCTATTGTACTGTTGAGAACAATTTTAATGTTTGATTATTTTTTGACCGCCTCAACACTTACATGGTTGCCTTGAATGGTAGGAATCATTAGGAAATTGCTTTTCTAAAGCCTGTAAGCCTGTCTGAATACCCTGGTTGGTGAAAAAACCCTAATGAAAGATAAACGTGATAAGGATGTGCCCTGATTGCATATGCCATACTACCATGTAACCTGTCACATATATTATACTTCAGTTTGTGCTATGATATCTTGAATCTTTGAATTCCATTTGGCTTTTAAAGAATGGGAGGCTATGTCAAGGAACAGTTTCACAAAGCCAAAGCCAGACCAAAAAAAGTTCACCCTGGAAATTTTGTTCTGCAAAAGCATACAGCAGCACAGGGTTCACTGAACTGCTGATAAAGACCAGGTCACCTAAAATGAGCGCAAATTATCTCTGAAGTCTGGTGTAGTTCTCTATGGACAGGGTGATCACATCGATCACATTGAGGATGTGATGAGGAAGCCAGAGTAGGGCGAAGGCCACGACCACACTGCTGATCAGCACAGTTGACCTCTGTTTGGTGGCGGAGTGGAGCTGCTTCAGCTGTGTGACCACCTGACAGTAGCTGATGGCCATAATAGAAAATGGAATCACAAAGCCAACAGAGGACTCTAGGCAGAGGCAAAACAGCTCTTGGTTATCAGAAGTGTAATTTTTTAAAATGCACTGAAGAGTATCATCTCACCCACATAATGTACCAGGATCACTAGACCCAAAAGAAAAGACACAAaccactagcctagaaatctagacgcccctagtggCAGCAAATTTGCTGcccggggcagtctagcaactctccatttgacttgggagctgggctcagGCAAAAACCAccaaaccaatcacatcgtgtatagagtcggtgggggggcttaacataatgatgactgacatgcgaccagaagatgcgaccgttaagcatcctgttacttgaaaacaagaagatgatttgtttagcgctatcctattgcgtggagagggaatttgaaagacaactgtttatcccacccctccgattgagccctgcctacggtgagttcccagaaccttacatcttgatgtgggtctggctggtcaggctatcAAACCACATGACTCCCAAACATTTGTACAGCATACCCAAACCTTTCCAGCCAAGCATCTTAAAAGGGTAGTGGATGGCCATGTAGCACTATATACTCATAATGGTGATGAGAATCACACTGCTGCTGTACATGCAAGCGTTAATGAGGTTATGGCCTTGCAAGTAGCATTCCCAAAGATTCAGGAGTTTGGCAGGGAGTAGATCCACAGGGGCAGGGTGACCAGCACTAGTTGAATGTTTACCGGTCACACGAATGCGTTGTCTAGATTAGTTCCTGTTGATTTGATCTTACTCAACCTTACTTCtgcaaaactgtgtgtgtgtgtgtgtatgtgtgcatatgcgtctgtgtgtgtgtgtgtgtgtgtgtgtgtgcatgtgtgtctgtgtgacagcaTAATGATATAATGTGACAGTATAATAATTTTGTCTttcgtgtgtctgtgcgtgtgacaGTATCATCCTAGACCAGACCCTTTGCTCAAtagcaccatctacaggccatcTGGCTTTGGGACCCACAATTTCCTATGTTCATAGAGTCGCGAcccatatatttatttttagcGTTCAAGCCAACGGATATGGTGAGCATACAAAGTGCCTGTAGACCTACTTGTCTGGAACATGtggatgtttggcattacatttgcgTTTACCACTAAAATGATGTCTAACATGACCGCTCACATAAACATTGCTTATGTACATGGTAATGACTGACATTGGCTACGAATAAAGCCTGTTAAAATAAAGGTACAATATTAGATCTGATAATAAGGTATTTTGAATAAAAGCTCCGCGACCCACCCAGAACGGTTCCGCGACCCATTTTTGGGtcccgacccaccagttaagaaacactgatcTAGGCTACTTGCATCCTGATTGTTGtgtccttaaaggaacacttcaccgttttttcatattaaactttgttattcgcttaattaagacgagttgatacagctctcacgtttcaatgcgtgcactcactggctctggtgcccggcgcaactttgatagcacttagctagcccaatgcattcattaggatccaaacagaaatGAAGTTAAAAGTGACCcg encodes:
- the si:dkey-148a17.6 gene encoding leukotriene B4 receptor 1: MASVGTDSQPQSPETQLVVASVIFGVCFLVGAPGNLFVIWTILKHVKQRSHTVILILHLAVADLMVLITLPLWIYSFAHAWIFGLVTCKAVVYLVNACMYSSVFFITIMSVERFLAVRYPFASAGWRRKQALHKLLFGVWGTAFLFSIPVILTQTLGDQTDQCTFKDYKSETEEIIFMLLETIVGFVAPLTILVVCYGCLYSRIAQMNFKSKRKSTGLIAAVVAAFVICWTPHHICNILSLIYIGIKASHKEAADRLDEVRETMMYFAAALAFVSSTINPVLYVFAARSFRSSLRDTGIQKLFRHISSTATGEGNRDLCFTSKRQSSHTLSSECYTESKAQVDLPDICV